In a genomic window of Lepisosteus oculatus isolate fLepOcu1 chromosome 3, fLepOcu1.hap2, whole genome shotgun sequence:
- the LOC102690583 gene encoding neuronal tyrosine-phosphorylated phosphoinositide-3-kinase adapter 1 isoform X2, whose amino-acid sequence MSSGPTQDVVVENFLRDIERRGSRLHCAVIGPEGRHGDMNLLYRKSRLDWRHRDTDNNNAKKSSASKDGSVTVGKVRDMASFRRHFRMGFMTMPASQELSPRPCASAMAPRSQSCHSVGSSVENGEPQPPDPERHQHPTSSRCPPAKPKRHPSTRLSSTGDPRPPPPPPENPPPAPPPAKHSDKKQALKKSDSGELPGRKVPPLKPKRSPNTQLSVSFEDPSIRPPPLPRGPPPAAPPPPRPTPDCSPAGGGGQEEQEEEEEPVYIEMVGDVYREPQNPPPVSHPGATTPDSDSDQSEAIYEEMKYPLPEEAEPRNRALLNPEQLPVPSAKTPTPVLASSSSLPGPHFSSAASSSSSSSKPKATVSISHSAPLPSSSSVSASLPLPPGSRASTPFLFSKPSDKIPAPFPNLLQHRPPLLAFPQPAAASSGVGIHHKSLAAASCSSSAKLATVSTQPPSSLGQMGSCSSGASSSKLPKLQLGKEALAGGGGGGGAQQEAREKPPEGKEQPHLAPAPGLRARSHSTPLPPSSQSAAHYSHYHPHHHHHHHHHRKPDKELPTSHSMKLGPHAAAQGPSQLPVAGQKDRAFLRPDKREPPAPAPQSSPTPGSAPAPAAATSASCSAPAPPPGRSLTPASRTLHSRSQTPHPHPGPVLPLYQAQHASLPESCSPMLWTYPSAGLKRPPAYDSLRGASLPLPHPSALPRSSSAALPFPQGAPAGKAGGLARQAQAQTAAQADAAPGNPPAAGARDEEGPCWPLQRKMSFSHSSRDAEKPLDDARVWNGSTDALIHTEKEEKPLGQSGIPVRMVGLDGSSGRALGRSGLPLPCQTFPACHRNGELGRLGRSASTSGVRQGATNVQRQCSLPRDSLGQLQPLSQSSQCQTPSSGGATTPQQQPPPPQQTQAPQHLHTHPHFQYQNHPLHLPQCQPPATGGTPPTQPPRDGKLLEVIERKRCLCKEIKAHRRPERSLCKQDSMPILPSWRKTPEPRKTGTPPCQRQQAVLWDTAI is encoded by the exons ATGAGCTCTGGCCCCACCCAGGATGTGGTGGTTGAAAACTTCCTGCGTGACATCGAGAGGCGGGGCAGCCGGCTGCACTGCGCTGTAATTGGTCCAGAAGGTCGACACGGCGACATGAACCTCCTGTACCGCAAGAGCCGATTGGActggagacacagagacacggATAATAACAACGCCAAGAAAAG CTCTGCCAGTAAGGATGGCTCGGTGACGGTGGGCAAGGTGCGCGACATGGCCTCCTTCCGCAGGCACTTCCGGATGGGCTTCATGACGATGCCGGCGTCGCAGGAGCTGTCCCCGCGGCCGTGCGCCAGCGCCATGGCGCCCCGCTCGCAGTCCTGCCACTCAGTGGGCAGCAGCGTGGAGAACGGGGAGCCCCAGCCTCCCGACCCCGAGCGCCATCAGCACCCCACATCCTCCCGTTGTCCGCCTGCCAAGCCCAAACGCCACCCCAGCACCCGCTTGAGCTCCACGGGGGACCCCCGgccaccccctcctcctcctgagAACCCCCCGCCCGCCCCGCCGCCCGCCAAGCACTCCGACAAGAAGCAAG CTCTGAAGAAGTCGGACTCAGGGGAGCTCCCAGGAAGGAAGGTCCCCCCTCTGAAGCCGAAGCGCAGCCCTAACACCCAGCTCTCTGTGTCCTTCGAGGACCCCTCCATCCGGCCGCCCCCCCTGCCTCGTGGACCCCCCCCAGCGGCGCCCCCCCCTCCACGACCCACCCCGGACTGCAGCCCCGCCGGAGGGGGAGGGCAGGAGGagcaggaagaggaagaggaaccCGTCTATATCGAGATGGTGGGGGATGTTTACAGGGAACCCCAAAATCCGCCGCCTGTCTCCCACCCCGGAGCCACCACCCCAGACTCGGACTCGGACCAGAGCGAGGCCATCTACGAGGAGATGAAGTACCCCCTCCCCGAGGAGGCTGAGCCCCGAAACCGGGCACTCCTGAATCCCGAGCAGCTCCCAGTCCCCTCCGCTAAAACCCCGACCCCTGTCCttgcctcctcttcctccctcccCGGCCCGCACTTTTCCTCcgccgcctcctcctcctcttcctcctccaagCCGAAAGCCACCGTCTCCATCTCTCACTCTGCCCCCctcccttcctcttcctccgtCTCCGCCTCCCTGCCCCTGCCTCCCGGCTCCCGCGCCTCCACGCCTTTCCTCTTCTCCAAGCCCTCCGACAAGATCCCGGCGCCCTTCCCCAACCTGCTGCAGCACCGGCCCCCGCTGCTGGCCTTCCCCCAGCCCGCCGCCGCCTCCAGCGGGGTGGGCATCCACCACAAGTCCCTGGCGGcggcctcctgctcctcctcggCCAAGCTGGCCACGGTCAGCACCCAGCCGCCCTCCTCGCTGGGGCAGATGGGCAGCTGCTCCTCCGGCGCCTCGTCCTCCAAGCTGCCGAAGCTGCAGCTGGGCAAGGAGGCGTtggccggcggcggcggcggcggtggcGCCCAGCAGGAGGCGAGAGAGAAGCCCCCCGAGGGCAAGGAGCAGCCGCACTTGGCCCCCGCCCCCGGCCTGAGAGCCCGGAGCCACTCCACCCCTCTGCCCCCGTCTTCCCAGTCCGCCGCCCACTACTCCCACTaccacccccaccaccaccaccaccaccaccaccaccgcaAGCCCGACAAGGAGCTCCCCACCTCCCACAGCATGAAGCTGGGGCCCCACGCGGCGGCCCAGGGCCCCTCCCAGTTGCCTGTCGCCGGGCAGAAGGACCGGGCCTTCCTCAGGCCCGACAAGCGCGAGCCGCCGGCGCCCGCCCCCCAGAGCAGCCCGACTCCCGGCTCCGCCCCGGCCCCGGCGGCCGCTACCTCCGCCTCCTGCTCGGCCCCGGCCCCCCCGCCGGGACGCTCGCTCACGCCCGCCTCTCGGACCCTCCACAGCCGCAGCCAGACCCCGCACCCGCACCCGGGCCCGGTGCTGCCCCTGTACCAGGCCCAGCACGCCAGCCTCCCGGAGAGCTGCAGCCCCATGCTCTGGACCTACCCCTCGGCCGGCCTGAAGAGACCCCCGGCCTACGACAGCCTGCGGGGGGCGTCGCTCCCGCTGCCGCACCCCTCCGCCCTGCCCAGGAGCAGCTCGGCCGCCCTCCCCTTCCCCCAGGGGGCGCCGGCGGGCAAGGCCGGCGGGCTGGCGAGGCAGGCGCAGGCGCAGACGGCGGCCCAGGCGGACGCGGCGCCGGGGAACCCCCCTGCGGCGGGGGCCCGGGACGAGGAAGGCCCCTGCTGGCCCCTACAGAGGAAGATGTCCTTCAGCCACAGCAGCCGGGACGCGGAGA AGCCTCTGGACGACGCTAGAGTGTGGAACGGCAGCACCGATGCCCTGATCCACACGGAGAAGGAAGAGAAGCCTCTCGGCCAATCAGGGATCCCCGTGCGGATGGTGGGGCTAGACGGGTCCTCGGGGAGGGCGCTCGGGCGCTCGGGGCTGCCCTTGCCATGCCAGACTTTCCCTGCCTGTCACCGCAATGGAG agctggggcgaCTGGGGCGCTCGGCCTCCACCTCAGGAGTGAGGCAGGGAGCCACAAACGTGCAGAGACAGTGCAGCCTCCCCAGGGACAGCCTGGGCCAG CTCCAGCCCTTGTCTCAATCCTCGCAGTGCCAGACTCCATCCAGTGGGGGCGCTACCACTCCACAACAgcaaccaccaccaccacagcAGACCCAAGCGCCACAGCATCTACACACCCACCCCCACTTCCAGTATCAGAACCATCCCCTCCACCTCCCGCAGTGCCAGCCTCCAGCCACGGGGGGCACCCCTCCCACCCAGCCGCCCCGCGACGGGAAGCTGCTCGAGGTGATCGAGAGGAAGCGCTGCCTGTGCAAGGAAATCAAGGCCCATAGGCGTCCGGAGAGGAGCCTGTGCAAACAGGACAGCATGCCCATCCTGCCCAGCTGGCGAAAGACCCCGGAGCCCCGAAAGACTGGCACCCCACCCTGCCAGAGACAACAGGCTGTGTTGTGGGACACTGctatctga
- the LOC138237802 gene encoding protein rtoA-like: MTAHSQEESLVHNSVESSKDSAHSGGESHVHDSEESSDDSAQSGGESHVHDSVERCKESAQSGGESHVHDSEESSKDSAQSGGESHVHDSVESSKDSTHSGGESHVHDSVESSKDSAQSGGEFHVHHSVESSKDSAHSGGESHVHDTVESSKESAHSGGESHVHDTVESSKDSAHSGGESHVHDSVESSKDSAHSGGESHVHDSVESSKDSAQSGGESHVHNSVESSKDSAHSGGESHVHNSVESSKDSAQSGGEFHVYDSVESSKDSAHSGGESHVHDTVESSKDSAHSGGESHVHDSVESSKDSAQSGGESHVHDSVESSKDSAQSGGEFHVHDSVESSKDSAHSGGESHVHDSVESSKDSAQSGGESHVHDTVESRKDSAHSGGESHVHDTVESSKDSAHSGGESHVHDSVESSKDRAHSGGESHVHNSVTTVWREPPSSTHQLPSLHPVKLSCRQQT; this comes from the exons ATGACAGCGCACAGTCAGGAGGAGAGTCTCGTGCACAACAGTGTGGAGAGTAGTAAGGACAGCGCACATTCAGGGGGAGAGTCTCATGTGCACGACAGTGAGGAGAGTAGTGATGACAGCGCACAGTCAGGAGGAGAGTCTCATGTGCACGACAGTGTGGAGAGATGTAAGGAGAGCGCACAGTCAGGAGGAGAGTCTCatgtgcacgacagtgaagagAGTAGTAAGGACAGCGCACAATCAGGAGGAGAGTCTCATGTGCACGACAGTGTGGAGAGTAGTAAGGACAGCACACATTCAGGGGGAGAGTCTCATGTGCACGACAGTGTGGAGAGTAGTAAGGACAGCGCACAATCAGGAGGAGAGTTTCATGTGCACCACAGTGTGGAGAGTAGTAAGGACAGCGCACATTCAGGGGGAGAGTCTCATGTGCACGACACTGTGGAGAGTAGTAAGGAGAGCGCACATTCAGGGGGAGAGTCTCATGTGCACGACACTGTGGAGAGTAGTAAGGACAGCGCACATTCAGGGGGAGAGTCTCATGTGCACGACAGTGTGGAGAGTAGTAAGGACAGCGCACATTCAGGGGGAGAGTCTCATGTTCACGACAGTGTGGAGAGTAGTAAGGACAGCGCACAATCAGGAGGAGAGTCTCATGTGCACAACAGTGTGGAGAGTAGTAAGGACAGCGCACATTCAGGGGGAGAGTCTCATGTGCACAACAGTGTGGAGAGTAGTAAGGACAGCGCACAATCAGGAGGAGAGTTTCATGTGTACGACAGTGTGGAGAGTAGTAAGGACAGCGCACATTCAGGGGGAGAGTCTCATGTGCACGACACTGTGGAGAGTAGTAAGGACAGCGCACATTCAGGGGGAGAGTCCCATGTGCACGACAGTGTGGAGAGTAGTAAGGACAGCGCACAATCAGGAGGAGAGTCTCATGTGCACGACAGTGTGGAGAGTAGTAAGGACAGCGCACAATCAGGAGGAGAGTTTCATGTGCACGACAGTGTGGAGAGTAGTAAGGACAGCGCACATTCAGGGGGAGAGTCTCATGTGCACGACAGTGTGGAGAGTAGTAAGGACAGCGCACAATCAGGAGGAGAGTCTCATGTGCACGACACTGTGGAGAGTAGGAAGGACAGCGCACATTCAGGGGGAGAGTCTCATGTGCACGACACTGTGGAGAGTAGTAAGGACAGCGCACATTCAGGGGGAGAGTCTCATGTGCACGACAGTGTGGAGAGTAGTAAGGACAGGGCACATTCAGGAGGAGAGTCTCATGTGCACAACAGTGTCACTACAGTGTGGAGAGAA CCTCCTTCCTCAACCCACCAGCTCCCCTCCCTGCACCCCGTCAAGCTGAGCTGCCGGCAGCAGACCTGA
- the LOC102690583 gene encoding neuronal tyrosine-phosphorylated phosphoinositide-3-kinase adapter 1 isoform X1, translating into MSSGPTQDVVVENFLRDIERRGSRLHCAVIGPEGRHGDMNLLYRKSRLDWRHRDTDNNNAKKSSSASKDGSVTVGKVRDMASFRRHFRMGFMTMPASQELSPRPCASAMAPRSQSCHSVGSSVENGEPQPPDPERHQHPTSSRCPPAKPKRHPSTRLSSTGDPRPPPPPPENPPPAPPPAKHSDKKQALKKSDSGELPGRKVPPLKPKRSPNTQLSVSFEDPSIRPPPLPRGPPPAAPPPPRPTPDCSPAGGGGQEEQEEEEEPVYIEMVGDVYREPQNPPPVSHPGATTPDSDSDQSEAIYEEMKYPLPEEAEPRNRALLNPEQLPVPSAKTPTPVLASSSSLPGPHFSSAASSSSSSSKPKATVSISHSAPLPSSSSVSASLPLPPGSRASTPFLFSKPSDKIPAPFPNLLQHRPPLLAFPQPAAASSGVGIHHKSLAAASCSSSAKLATVSTQPPSSLGQMGSCSSGASSSKLPKLQLGKEALAGGGGGGGAQQEAREKPPEGKEQPHLAPAPGLRARSHSTPLPPSSQSAAHYSHYHPHHHHHHHHHRKPDKELPTSHSMKLGPHAAAQGPSQLPVAGQKDRAFLRPDKREPPAPAPQSSPTPGSAPAPAAATSASCSAPAPPPGRSLTPASRTLHSRSQTPHPHPGPVLPLYQAQHASLPESCSPMLWTYPSAGLKRPPAYDSLRGASLPLPHPSALPRSSSAALPFPQGAPAGKAGGLARQAQAQTAAQADAAPGNPPAAGARDEEGPCWPLQRKMSFSHSSRDAEKPLDDARVWNGSTDALIHTEKEEKPLGQSGIPVRMVGLDGSSGRALGRSGLPLPCQTFPACHRNGELGRLGRSASTSGVRQGATNVQRQCSLPRDSLGQLQPLSQSSQCQTPSSGGATTPQQQPPPPQQTQAPQHLHTHPHFQYQNHPLHLPQCQPPATGGTPPTQPPRDGKLLEVIERKRCLCKEIKAHRRPERSLCKQDSMPILPSWRKTPEPRKTGTPPCQRQQAVLWDTAI; encoded by the exons ATGAGCTCTGGCCCCACCCAGGATGTGGTGGTTGAAAACTTCCTGCGTGACATCGAGAGGCGGGGCAGCCGGCTGCACTGCGCTGTAATTGGTCCAGAAGGTCGACACGGCGACATGAACCTCCTGTACCGCAAGAGCCGATTGGActggagacacagagacacggATAATAACAACGCCAAGAAAAG CAGCTCTGCCAGTAAGGATGGCTCGGTGACGGTGGGCAAGGTGCGCGACATGGCCTCCTTCCGCAGGCACTTCCGGATGGGCTTCATGACGATGCCGGCGTCGCAGGAGCTGTCCCCGCGGCCGTGCGCCAGCGCCATGGCGCCCCGCTCGCAGTCCTGCCACTCAGTGGGCAGCAGCGTGGAGAACGGGGAGCCCCAGCCTCCCGACCCCGAGCGCCATCAGCACCCCACATCCTCCCGTTGTCCGCCTGCCAAGCCCAAACGCCACCCCAGCACCCGCTTGAGCTCCACGGGGGACCCCCGgccaccccctcctcctcctgagAACCCCCCGCCCGCCCCGCCGCCCGCCAAGCACTCCGACAAGAAGCAAG CTCTGAAGAAGTCGGACTCAGGGGAGCTCCCAGGAAGGAAGGTCCCCCCTCTGAAGCCGAAGCGCAGCCCTAACACCCAGCTCTCTGTGTCCTTCGAGGACCCCTCCATCCGGCCGCCCCCCCTGCCTCGTGGACCCCCCCCAGCGGCGCCCCCCCCTCCACGACCCACCCCGGACTGCAGCCCCGCCGGAGGGGGAGGGCAGGAGGagcaggaagaggaagaggaaccCGTCTATATCGAGATGGTGGGGGATGTTTACAGGGAACCCCAAAATCCGCCGCCTGTCTCCCACCCCGGAGCCACCACCCCAGACTCGGACTCGGACCAGAGCGAGGCCATCTACGAGGAGATGAAGTACCCCCTCCCCGAGGAGGCTGAGCCCCGAAACCGGGCACTCCTGAATCCCGAGCAGCTCCCAGTCCCCTCCGCTAAAACCCCGACCCCTGTCCttgcctcctcttcctccctcccCGGCCCGCACTTTTCCTCcgccgcctcctcctcctcttcctcctccaagCCGAAAGCCACCGTCTCCATCTCTCACTCTGCCCCCctcccttcctcttcctccgtCTCCGCCTCCCTGCCCCTGCCTCCCGGCTCCCGCGCCTCCACGCCTTTCCTCTTCTCCAAGCCCTCCGACAAGATCCCGGCGCCCTTCCCCAACCTGCTGCAGCACCGGCCCCCGCTGCTGGCCTTCCCCCAGCCCGCCGCCGCCTCCAGCGGGGTGGGCATCCACCACAAGTCCCTGGCGGcggcctcctgctcctcctcggCCAAGCTGGCCACGGTCAGCACCCAGCCGCCCTCCTCGCTGGGGCAGATGGGCAGCTGCTCCTCCGGCGCCTCGTCCTCCAAGCTGCCGAAGCTGCAGCTGGGCAAGGAGGCGTtggccggcggcggcggcggcggtggcGCCCAGCAGGAGGCGAGAGAGAAGCCCCCCGAGGGCAAGGAGCAGCCGCACTTGGCCCCCGCCCCCGGCCTGAGAGCCCGGAGCCACTCCACCCCTCTGCCCCCGTCTTCCCAGTCCGCCGCCCACTACTCCCACTaccacccccaccaccaccaccaccaccaccaccaccgcaAGCCCGACAAGGAGCTCCCCACCTCCCACAGCATGAAGCTGGGGCCCCACGCGGCGGCCCAGGGCCCCTCCCAGTTGCCTGTCGCCGGGCAGAAGGACCGGGCCTTCCTCAGGCCCGACAAGCGCGAGCCGCCGGCGCCCGCCCCCCAGAGCAGCCCGACTCCCGGCTCCGCCCCGGCCCCGGCGGCCGCTACCTCCGCCTCCTGCTCGGCCCCGGCCCCCCCGCCGGGACGCTCGCTCACGCCCGCCTCTCGGACCCTCCACAGCCGCAGCCAGACCCCGCACCCGCACCCGGGCCCGGTGCTGCCCCTGTACCAGGCCCAGCACGCCAGCCTCCCGGAGAGCTGCAGCCCCATGCTCTGGACCTACCCCTCGGCCGGCCTGAAGAGACCCCCGGCCTACGACAGCCTGCGGGGGGCGTCGCTCCCGCTGCCGCACCCCTCCGCCCTGCCCAGGAGCAGCTCGGCCGCCCTCCCCTTCCCCCAGGGGGCGCCGGCGGGCAAGGCCGGCGGGCTGGCGAGGCAGGCGCAGGCGCAGACGGCGGCCCAGGCGGACGCGGCGCCGGGGAACCCCCCTGCGGCGGGGGCCCGGGACGAGGAAGGCCCCTGCTGGCCCCTACAGAGGAAGATGTCCTTCAGCCACAGCAGCCGGGACGCGGAGA AGCCTCTGGACGACGCTAGAGTGTGGAACGGCAGCACCGATGCCCTGATCCACACGGAGAAGGAAGAGAAGCCTCTCGGCCAATCAGGGATCCCCGTGCGGATGGTGGGGCTAGACGGGTCCTCGGGGAGGGCGCTCGGGCGCTCGGGGCTGCCCTTGCCATGCCAGACTTTCCCTGCCTGTCACCGCAATGGAG agctggggcgaCTGGGGCGCTCGGCCTCCACCTCAGGAGTGAGGCAGGGAGCCACAAACGTGCAGAGACAGTGCAGCCTCCCCAGGGACAGCCTGGGCCAG CTCCAGCCCTTGTCTCAATCCTCGCAGTGCCAGACTCCATCCAGTGGGGGCGCTACCACTCCACAACAgcaaccaccaccaccacagcAGACCCAAGCGCCACAGCATCTACACACCCACCCCCACTTCCAGTATCAGAACCATCCCCTCCACCTCCCGCAGTGCCAGCCTCCAGCCACGGGGGGCACCCCTCCCACCCAGCCGCCCCGCGACGGGAAGCTGCTCGAGGTGATCGAGAGGAAGCGCTGCCTGTGCAAGGAAATCAAGGCCCATAGGCGTCCGGAGAGGAGCCTGTGCAAACAGGACAGCATGCCCATCCTGCCCAGCTGGCGAAAGACCCCGGAGCCCCGAAAGACTGGCACCCCACCCTGCCAGAGACAACAGGCTGTGTTGTGGGACACTGctatctga